From the genome of Sander lucioperca isolate FBNREF2018 chromosome 1, SLUC_FBN_1.2, whole genome shotgun sequence, one region includes:
- the LOC116062459 gene encoding uncharacterized protein LOC116062459 has protein sequence MEGSGETDTSVSRGVGPDSPRPRNEDRAAALRYVAESVLSEKEEEEEEDICFNILSSFINSLDDRQWETIRDRMREPLTQTHLAQVSTRIIGVVSELVSQVLVPALKVHLQTQDSSEASPSKSCKEEETPCKDRRSASQMSAGSMLGEVEQQVDQGQEQAADVRSASKKSVSFVDGALFECGSWQDIESFLDPATGEVMSAIVQSLDTCPELTEGPVSRILKHIAMKIQLLKRTREETEKRSLKELDLDLYCCSCWWYLHEKLQSCTSKVKEAFKISPKDKRPQEAKSEVGDGDGSPLQDKAITYPMTVSPEEVVKELSCSRFRGICLHILKGFLMRSLLMFFPYCFKGRAITHEPDVDSVASDMLDTVLNSVKQLSEPQPRKWTFPCQRSENTTVSEKRFVSTAVALKTNLQKTMRKFFNSYKETSDKLREDEKEEARRVLSDLLSSRNGDDDIGSNSDDKAEDTQKGSVIQDTQDGGGIQSFHSTAAGLSESVVNSMAGVVKSFLDETEQSLKQDDCSVRGDDAALTGLEKLISQDKLFTFSKLLADKLASMFDEQAQSAPRSLAPGRKAWSDSELSQPTRRPVGVITPTEQVYVFVEEAVKRLMTSLIFPPASWGMGTMIKVQSGDSTAPDWEESAKKYEASIQAYCMLIAQQVIQILGSAHASSVLQQEVIEPKKKKNIIHFFQELTNKITRNWWTRTNKEV, from the exons ATGGAGGGCTCCGGAGAAACGGACACTAGTGTGAGTCGAGGCGTGGGCCCTGACTCGCCGAGACCCCGGAATGAGGACCGGGCCGCGGCGTTACGATACGTGGCAGAGAGTGTGCTGAgcgagaaggaagaggaggaggaggaggatatcTGCTTCAACATCCTCTCCTCCTTTATCAACAGCCTGGACGACCGACAGTGGGAGACCATACGGGACAGGATGAGAGAACCA CTGACACAGACTCACCTGGCCCAGGTGTCTACGAGGATCATCGGGGTGGTGTCCGAGTTGGTGTCCCAGGTGCTGGTCCCGGCCCTGAAGGTCCATCTGCAGACCCAAGATTCTTCGGAGGCTTCACCCAGCAAATCTTGcaaagaggaggagactccgtgCAAAGACAGAAG GTCTGCCTCCCAAATGTCAGCCGGTAGCATGCTGGGAGAAGTGGAGCAGCAGGTGGACCAGGGCCAGGAACAGGCGGCAGATGTCAGGTCTGCCTCAAAAAAGTCTGTGAGCTTTGTAGACGGGGCCCTCTTTGAGTGTGGATCATGGCAAGACATCGAAAGTTTTTTGGATCCGGCAACAGGGGAGGTGATGTCAGCTATCGTTCAAAGCTTGGACACCTGTCCAGAGCTGACAGAAGGCCCTGTTAGCAGAATCCTAAAACACATCGCCATGAAAATTCAATTGTTAAAACGGACCAgggaagagacagaaaaaagatCTTTGAAAGAGTTAGATTTGGACTTgtactgctgcagctgctggtgGTACCTTCATGAGAAACTTCAGAGCTGCACCAGCAAAGTAAAAGAAGCCTTTAAAATTAGCCCAAAGGATAAAAGACCCCAGGAGGCAAAATCTGAAGTCGGAGACGGAGACGGATCGCCTCTTCAGGACAAGGCAATAACTTATCCGATGACTGTGTCCCCCGAGGAGGTTGTCAAAGAACTTTCATGCAGCAGGTTTCGAGGTATCTGCCTGCATATACTGAAGGGATTCCTCATGAGGTCACTGCTCATGTTTTTCCCGTATTGTTTCAAGGGAAGGGCCATCACGCATGAGCCTGACGTGGACTCTGTGGCCTCAGATATGTTGGACACTgtgttaaacagtgtaaaacaATTGTCGGAGCCACAGCCAAGGAAATGGACCTTCCCATGTCAACGGTCTGAAAACACCACCGTGTCTGAGAAACGTTTTGTCTCCACAGCCGTGGCGCTTAAAACCAATTTGCAGAAGACGATGCGGAAGTTTTTTAACTCCTACAAAGAGACTTCAGACAAACTGAGGGAGGACGAAAAAGAAGAGGCGAGGAGGGTGTTGTCTGATCTTCTTTCCAGCAGAAATGGTGATGACGACATTGGTTCCAACAGTGATGACAAAGCTGAGGACACCCAGAAGGGAAGTGTTATTCAGGACACCCAGGACGGCGGTGGGATTCAGAGCTTCCACAGCACAGCGGCAGGTTTATCTGAGTCCGTGGTCAACAGCATGGCAGGCGTGGTGAAGTCTTTCCTGGATGAAACGGAGCAGTCCTTGAAACAAGACGACTGCAGCGTCCGGGGTGACGACGCAGCATTGACCGGGCTGGAAAAGCTGATCAGCCAGGACAAGCTGTTCACCTTCTCTAAGCTGCTGGCAGACAAGCTCGCTAGCATGTTTGACGAACAGGCACAGAGTGCTCCTAGGTCGCTGGCTCCCGGCAGAAAGGCGTGGTCCGATTCAGAACTCAGCCAGCCGACAAGACGGCCTGTTGGTGTCATCACGCCCACCGAGCAGGTGTACGTATTCGTTGAGGAAGCCGTAAAGCGCCTGATGACATCGCTCATCTTCCCTCCGGCATCCTGGGGAATGGGTACAATGATCAAGGTCCAAAGCGGTGACTCAACTGCCCCTGACTGGGAAGAGTCGGCGAAGAAGTACGAGGCCTCCATACAAGCCTACTGTATGCTGATCGCCCAGCAGGTGATACAAATCCTCGGCAGCGCGCATGCTTCCTCCGTGCTCCAGCAGGAAGTCATTGAgccaaagaaaaagaagaacatCATCCATTTCTTCCAGGAACTTACAAACAAGATCACGAGGAATTGGTGGACTCGGACCAACAAGGAGGTCTAA